A window of Candidatus Hydrogenedens sp. genomic DNA:
TTCTTGTGCTAATAATTTAAAACAATGGGGACTGGTTTTTAAAATGTATGCCAATGAATCTCCAGGCGAAAAATTCCCGCCCAGCGAATTGGAATTAGGTTGTGGTATACGTCCTTGTATGGCGTTTGGTCCGTTAATAGGTGTTATCTATCCTGAATATTTAACAGACCCCGCAATTATTTTCTGTCCCTCCGATGCTAAGGACAAATTAGATAATTTTATCGACCCTCAAACAAAAGAATTTACCATGTTGCAGAAAGTAGATGGTAACCGTCAACAAGGTGTAGAAGGTATTGACGCAAGTTATACCTATTCCGCTTTCGTATTTGACCGTTGCGGTAGTGAATACCCAACAAAAGATGTTACCGCTCTTCAAGCATTAGCAAACCTTTTAGGGAACCCCTTAGACCCTACCGTCACAGAAGGTGCGGCACAATTTATCGAAGTAATAGAAGATATGATTGACAAATTAAGACCCTACTTCCTTTCTGGTGATGCCAGTGGATTTAGAAAGGAAGCAGATAATGACAGAAAAGTTTCTGATGGGCTTGGTAATGGTGGGGGGAGTATTGTATACAGGTTAAGAGAAGGAATTGAACGATTCTTAATTACAGATATTAACAATCCATCTGCAAGTGCAAAGGCACAAAGCTCCATCTTTATTATGTGGGATAATGTTTCAGACCAGGTTGCAAAATTTAATCATATCCCAGGCGGAAGTAATATTCTGTATATGGATGGCCATGTTGCATTTGTTCGTTTCCCAGGCGAACCACCAATGGTTAAAGAATTAGCGGCTATTATGCGTGTGTTTGATATAGCTGAATAGTTAATACATAGCACGCAGATATTTTAAAACAAACCAAATTTATCTGCGTGCTATTTTTTTATCCACTTAAGTTATTTCACCTCATTCCTCAAAATTCCAATCCGCTTTATTTCTATTTCTACAATATCACCTTTGGATAAGGTGACTTTAGGAGAGCGAGCCCAACCTACACCAGCAGGTGTCCCTGTAAAAATAAGAGTTCCCTGTTTTAAGGTTGTATCCTGGCTTAAAAAAGATACAAGTTGAAAAACATTAAAAATCATGTCAGAACTATTTCCCGATTGCATAACTTGATTGTTTACTTTAGTGGTAATTTCGAAAGAAGTATTTTTATCCCAATCTTCAATAGGAAGTACAAACGGTCCAAGCGGAGCGAAGGTATCAAAACTTTTTCCCCGAACCCATTGTCCTCCACCTAATTCCATCTGCCACCTTCTTGCTGATACATCATTACCTATTGTAAACCCTGCAATGTATTGGCAAGCCTCATCAGGTTCTACATCTAATGCATCTTTTCCAATGATAATAACTAACTCTCCTTCATAATCGACCTCATCTCTACATACCCGGGGCAGAATAATAGGTTCAAGATGTCCCGTTAAAGCTGATGGATTTTTCATAAATACCACAGGATATTCAGGGATAGGTTTGTTTGTTTCTTTTGCATGTCCACGATAATTCAATCCAATACATAATACTGCAGGTGCATCAATAGGCGGAAGCCATTTTTGTGGATATATCTTTTTATTTGTAATATTAAATTTTGTAAACGGATTTCCCTCTAATTCGTAATAATTTTCATCTTCTCCTAAGGTGATATATTTCCTTAAATTATCATTTGTTATTACTCGTGCCCATTTCATAAAAATATCCTTTCTGTTTCTATGTATATTGTTACTAATCCAATTTTTTTTAATATAGGAATTGATATAGAATTATAAAAGTTATACAAAACATTTTTGAAATAGAAACATTAGATAGGAGTATAACAATGCAATTATCACGTCGAAGCTTTCTTAAAACAACATCTATGTTGATGCCATGTTTAAGTTTAACTGCAAATCTTTTAGCACAGGAACAAAAATGTAAATACTCAATCGCTGCTTGTGATTGGTCTATGTGGACTGAAGGTCCATCCGCATTGGACCTTGCAAAACAAATAGGGTTAAATGGCGTCGAAATATCGGCTGGTAAGCCTGAGGATAAAATCGCCATCGCAAATGTAGATTTACGTGAGCAGTATAAAACAAAGATGAAAGAAACAGGTATACAGATACCATCAATCGCAATGGGATTACTTAATGATGCTCCTTTTGCAAATGACCCACGTGCTGTAAACTGGCTGATAGATACCATTGATTCTGCAAAAGATTTAGGAGCAAAGGTTATTCTATTAGCATTCTTTGGTAAAGGTGATTTGAAAGATAAACAAGGATTAAAGAATGACGATATTGCAGAGATGGTTAATCGGCTTAAAGAAGTAGCTCCAAAAGCAAAAGAATCAGGAATTATTTTAGGTATTGAAAACACACTAACTGCTCAGCAAAATATGGATATTCTTGATAAAATAGGTCATGAGGCATGCAAAATATATTACGATGTAGGAAATTCAACGTATAGTGGATATGATGTCCCAGCCGAAATTCGTATGCTAAAGGATAAAATATGCCAAATTCATTTCAAAGATGGAGCCTTTTATCTCGGCAAAGGAAAAGTAAAAATGGAACCAATTGTAGAAGCAATTAAGGAAATTCAATATCAAGGCTGGTTAGTACTTGAAACAGGACTTCCCAAAATGGATAAGGTTAATGATTTCCAAAAAAATTATAAATATCTATGTGAAATATTCAGTTAGGTCATAATGATAACAAGAAAGGAAAAAGATATGCATAACAAAGAAGGCAAAACAAGACGCGACTTTATTAAGTCAACAGTAGTAATGGCGAGTGCTATAAACATTTTACCATCCCGAATTGTGTTTGGTAGTGAAGCAAATGAAAAAGTCAAGTTAGGATTGATTGGATGTGGTGGTAGAGGACGTTGGATAGCTCATCTATTCGAAAAGAATGCACCATTTGAAATAACTGCAGTTCACGACGTGTTTCGAAAAAGAGCAAAGCGTGTCGCAGAAGAATGCAATGTCCCCGACTCAAAAATATTTGTAGGATTAAATGGATATAAAGACCTTCTCGAAGCAGATGTCGAAGCAGTCGCCATCGAAAGTCCACCTTATTTTCACCCCGAACAAGTACTTTCCGCAGTTGCAAAAGGAAAACATGTGTATTTAGCAAAACCCATTGCTGTTGATGTAAATGGCTGTTTATCATTAATCGATATATCAAAAAAATATAATAACAAACTATGTTTGCTCGTAGATTTCCAAACACGTAATTATGACCTATTCAAAGAGTGTGTTCAAAAAATTCATTCAGGTATGATTGGAGAACCTGTTATTGGACAGTGTTATTACTACTGCAGTCGTTTAGGAAAACAGGCAGAACCCGGTACCCCAGGTGAACGATTAAAAAATTGGGCTTTCGACAAAATCCTTTCTGGTGATATTATCGTTGAACAAAATATACATGTAATTGACATGGCAAATTGGTATCTAAAATCACATCCACTAAAAGCATTCGGAACGGGTGGTAGAAAAGCACGTACAGATGTCGGCGATTGCTGGGACCATTTCTGTGTCCAATTTACATATCCAAACGATGTCATTGTTGATTTTAGCAGTGGGCAATTCACTTATGGTTATGACGATTTATGTATGAGATTATACGGCTCTTTAGGAACTGCAGATACTCATTATGGCGGTATCGTTACCATCGAAGGAAAATCGGAAAGTTGGGAAGGAGGAAAAAGTTCTGATATCTATGAAAAAGGTGCTGTGAATAATATAAAAGATTTTTATGAGGCTATCAAGAGTGGAAAATACCTGAATAATCTCGAAGAATCTGCATATAGTAATTTGACAAGCATTTTAGGAAGAATGTCCGCATATCAAAACAGAACCGTTACCTGGGAGGAAATGATTAACTCAAATGAAAAATTAGAAACTCAACTCGAAATTTCAGAAGAAATTATTAATTCATAAAAAGTTCTACTGGTAAATTAAAACCTTTTAAAATCCCCCTGAAAAATTCTTCAGGGGGATTTTATATTTGACTCTTCAATATCATCAGTTTTTTAATCATTTTTTAATCGCAAATGGTATGAATACAGCAAACATATCTTAGTAAGTAAAACATATTACTTTGTAAATTTTTACATCTCCCCATCCATTTTATTTATATAAAATAAATGTTTTTATTTTAAATTTTTATATTATTTTTAATAAAATTATCAATATTTAACTTGACAATATGTATTTTAAGTGTTATTATATGTAAATATAATAGTAAAATAATAGTAATTTGGTGGAGATAAA
This region includes:
- a CDS encoding DUF1559 domain-containing protein, yielding MKVMKRSGFTLIELLVVIAIIGILAAILLPALARAREAARRSSCANNLKQWGLVFKMYANESPGEKFPPSELELGCGIRPCMAFGPLIGVIYPEYLTDPAIIFCPSDAKDKLDNFIDPQTKEFTMLQKVDGNRQQGVEGIDASYTYSAFVFDRCGSEYPTKDVTALQALANLLGNPLDPTVTEGAAQFIEVIEDMIDKLRPYFLSGDASGFRKEADNDRKVSDGLGNGGGSIVYRLREGIERFLITDINNPSASAKAQSSIFIMWDNVSDQVAKFNHIPGGSNILYMDGHVAFVRFPGEPPMVKELAAIMRVFDIAE
- a CDS encoding fumarylacetoacetate hydrolase family protein, which produces MKWARVITNDNLRKYITLGEDENYYELEGNPFTKFNITNKKIYPQKWLPPIDAPAVLCIGLNYRGHAKETNKPIPEYPVVFMKNPSALTGHLEPIILPRVCRDEVDYEGELVIIIGKDALDVEPDEACQYIAGFTIGNDVSARRWQMELGGGQWVRGKSFDTFAPLGPFVLPIEDWDKNTSFEITTKVNNQVMQSGNSSDMIFNVFQLVSFLSQDTTLKQGTLIFTGTPAGVGWARSPKVTLSKGDIVEIEIKRIGILRNEVK
- a CDS encoding sugar phosphate isomerase/epimerase family protein produces the protein MQLSRRSFLKTTSMLMPCLSLTANLLAQEQKCKYSIAACDWSMWTEGPSALDLAKQIGLNGVEISAGKPEDKIAIANVDLREQYKTKMKETGIQIPSIAMGLLNDAPFANDPRAVNWLIDTIDSAKDLGAKVILLAFFGKGDLKDKQGLKNDDIAEMVNRLKEVAPKAKESGIILGIENTLTAQQNMDILDKIGHEACKIYYDVGNSTYSGYDVPAEIRMLKDKICQIHFKDGAFYLGKGKVKMEPIVEAIKEIQYQGWLVLETGLPKMDKVNDFQKNYKYLCEIFS
- a CDS encoding Gfo/Idh/MocA family oxidoreductase, whose translation is MHNKEGKTRRDFIKSTVVMASAINILPSRIVFGSEANEKVKLGLIGCGGRGRWIAHLFEKNAPFEITAVHDVFRKRAKRVAEECNVPDSKIFVGLNGYKDLLEADVEAVAIESPPYFHPEQVLSAVAKGKHVYLAKPIAVDVNGCLSLIDISKKYNNKLCLLVDFQTRNYDLFKECVQKIHSGMIGEPVIGQCYYYCSRLGKQAEPGTPGERLKNWAFDKILSGDIIVEQNIHVIDMANWYLKSHPLKAFGTGGRKARTDVGDCWDHFCVQFTYPNDVIVDFSSGQFTYGYDDLCMRLYGSLGTADTHYGGIVTIEGKSESWEGGKSSDIYEKGAVNNIKDFYEAIKSGKYLNNLEESAYSNLTSILGRMSAYQNRTVTWEEMINSNEKLETQLEISEEIINS